The genome window TACCTTCTCCTGAATGGTCGTTGGCGTCGTATACCCCCGATCGGCCAGGGCATTCAGGAGCGGTTTCGTTAAATTTAGTTCGTCGAAATTCATAGTTATGCTGTCTACCAAACCACGAAGGTAGGCTTAATCTTTAGTAGCCCCCGCATTTTAGGCTACTTTTACAGTATGATAACCCCTCAGCAACAAACACAATTCCTGACTAACCTGGGAATTTCGGCTTTGAACCCGATGCAGGAAGCTGCCCAGAAGGCGATCCGGCAGGACAACGATACGTTTTTGATTGCCCCTACCGGCTCCGGCAAAACGGTCGGGTTTTTATTGCCATTACTCAGTCTGCTTAAACCGGATCAGACAACCGTTCAGTGCCTGATCCTGGCCCCCTCCCGCGAACTGGCGATGCAGATCGAGCAGGTCTGGAAAAAAATGGGAACGGGCTACAAAGTGAACGTGTGTTACGGGGGGCATCCGGTCGAGATCGAGGTCAAGAACCTGAGCAATCCACCCGCGGTTCTGATCGGTACGCCCGGTCGCATTGCCGATCACATTACCCGCCGGACGTTTTCGCTGGATGGCATTCATACGCTGATCCTGGACGAATTCGACAAATCGCTGGCCCTGGGGTTCCATGACGAGATGGATTTTATCGTCGGTGGGTTACGTAATCTTCGGAAACGGGTACTGGTTTCGGCGACATCAGGCATTAGCATTCCCGATTTTATCCGGCTCAACGCGCCAACCAAACTAACCTTCACGGCGGAACCTGACGATCAGGCGGGGTTAACAACAAAAGTGGTCTATTCAGTCTCAAAGGATAAGGTCGATACGTTGTTTCAGTTACTTTGCTCACTCGATTCGGAAGCCGCGCTGATCTTCTGTAACCACCGGGATGCTGCCGAACGAACCAGCGAATTGCTGGCCGAGCGGGGCATTCGTTCGCTGGTCTACCACGGCGGTATGGAGCAGGCCGACCGTGAACGGGCGCTGATCCAATTTCGCAATGGCAGTACCCGCTATCTGGTCACGACCGATCTGGCCGCCCGTGGTCTCGACATTCCCGAAATGAAATACGTGATCCACTACCATCTGCCCTTGCAGGAACACGAGTTCACGCACCGGAATGGCCGAACGGCCCGGATGCACGCGTCGGGAACGGCCTACGTAATTTTGTCCTCCGAAGAGACGCCCCCGGCTTATCTGGACGCGTCGCTCGACGAGTTCGTTCTTCCAGCCGATGGACCAGCCGGACCAACGCTGCCTGCCCCCCCGGAGTACGTGACTCTTTACGTCAGTGGCGGAAAGAAGAATAAGCTCAACAAAGTCGATATCGTCGGCTTTCTTTCCCAGAAGGGACAACTCGACAAAGGTGATTTGGGGCTAATCGAAGTCAAGGATTTTATCTCATTTGCCGCCGTCAAACAGGCTAAAGTGCAGGCGCTCCTGGCCAGAATCAGCCAGGAAAAGATGAAAGGAAAGAAGTACAAAATTGAAGTAGCACGCTAAAAACACCGCCCGTTTGCCGATGCGCTGGCTCAATAGCAGAACATCGACGAACGGGCGGTAAAGGGCATTTTTAGAGCCGGAGCTTATACACGAGCTAGCGCGTACCGATGCTGGTGCCGGCTGCGTACCACAAGTTAGCCAGTGCCTTCTGTTGTTTAGAGCGTAACTCTTCCAACTTGATCTGATAGTCGATGAGTTTTGCTTCCCGGCTATTGACCAGAAACAACGAACTCTCACCAAGCTGAAATTTTTCAACTTCGGCACGGACCAACCGATCCTGATTGGCCATCGTTTGCTGCTGAGTAACAATCTGCCGTTCCAGCGCGGCCAGCTCGTTCCAGGCTTGTTGCACCTGGTTGACAATATCGCGACCGGTTTGTTGCCGTTCCAGACCGGTCTGCTGGTTCTGGAGCTGGACCTGCCGGAGTTTACCCCGTTCGGCGCGCAGAAACAGCGGAAAGGCCAGATCGACCCCAATCTTGTGGTTATCGGCCTGAAAACCATACGCATTCGATCCGTCGTAGTTGGCTTCCGAAAGAGGACCCCGGCTCAGCAGACTGGCTTCAACCGATACTTTCGGTAACAGTAAGGCCCGTCGGTATCGCTCCTCGATGGTTAGCTGCTGTTGTTTACTGGCCAGTTTGATCAGGTCCGGGTGCTGTTGAGCAGCTCGGTTGAGCAGCTCCTGAAGTTGAACCTGATCGATCTGATTCGGCGGAGCCGCCTGCGGAATAACGGCAAGTGGCAAATCGACGGGTTGAGGAGTGGCATTGTCCTTCGCACTCCACAAAAAGGCAGTTAAACCCAGGCGGGTATTTTGCAGATCAACAACCGCTTGCTGAAGTTGGACCTGCCGGTCCTGAACCGTGATCAGGGCTTCGGTGGTATCGATGGGCGCCGTGTCACCGATCAGCGTCTGCCGCCGAATGGCGATGAAGCGCGTTTGGGCCAATTGATAGCCGCGCTCGATCCAGCGAAACTGCTGATAACCCAGATACCAGTCCCAATACGCCTTGGCCGCGTCCAGGATCGTTTTGTTGATAAGCGACAGCCGATCGGCGTCGGCCAGGTTGATACCCAACTGCGCTTGCCGAAGGGTGTTCCGGCGGGCATCGATGAGCAATCCCTGCGAAACCGGTACGCTCACCCCAAACGCGATCAGGCCCGTGGGCGGAACGGTATATTCAGGATTCAGGTACTTACCCATGTTCCGGTCGTACCCCATCTTTACATCGAGGCCACCCGGCAAAACGGGCACGACCAAACCCGACTGCCACTTATCGTAGTAGAGCGTATTCCCGAAATTCTTGCGCTTATAGTCCGAAAATAACCGGGGATCGAATGCGCCACGGGCCTGCTGCACCTGCGCCTGTGCTTCCTGACTCAGCAAACCAGCCTGTCTGACAATCGGATGATGCTGTAAAACAGCCTGGTAAAATTCCTCTGCCGTAAATACGGGTACTGTATCGGATGCGGACGTACCTGCCGGAGGAGTGATCGACCACGACACCGCCCCGGTCGACGTACCTGACGCCGATATAGCCGTTCTCGACAGGACTTCGGTGGCTACCGGAGTCGCGGGCTGGCGAACCGTAGCCGGACGGTTGGGGATCTGTTGCCCAACTACCGATCCTGTCCAGAGCAGCAGGCTCCAGAAACAGAACTGACGAACGAATGATCTCATACTTTTTCGGTCGTGGTAGGTTCGTTGCGCAGGCTCGGCGGAAATCCATTGAGCTGCCGCCATAGTTCATACCAAATGGGCACATCATCGAGCATAACCCAGCCAATAACACCCGAACCAAGACGAAGCTGCTTTGGCCACGGCTGATCGCCCGGACGAGTGTCAGGTCTGACCAACAGACGGTACATCCCGTTGGGGCTGCTGACAACGTCGATCACCGCGACACGACCGCCAAACGTACCGACCGCAACGGCTGGCCAGCCCGAAAACTGAATGGCAGGCCACCCATCGAACTGGATGCGTACCATGCGCCCGCGCTGGATCAGTGGTACATCCATTGCCCGCACGTACAGCTCAACGGCCAGCGTTGGACTGGCAGGCTGTAGAGTGGCGATGGACTCCCCTTCTTTAATGTTTTCGCCAATACCCGCTTTGAGCGTTCGCACCACGTAGCCGTTCTGCGGGGCACGAATGATGTACAATCCCCGCCGTACGTCTACATTACTGATCTTATTGCGCATCACAGCAATGTCATTGTTGGCGCTGGCTTTGCTTGAAACTGCCGAGCTGCGGTCAGACATCGTTTTGGCGATTTCCTGCTGGTATTTAGCCTGGATGATCTGCAAGTCGAGCCGGGCGTTGGCCAGTTCCTGACGCGTCACGTTCAGTTTGTTTTCCTGCACAATGACCTTGGCGTAATCCTGCTGGAGACTAATGCGCCGGGTTTCCAGATCGGTGAGCGAAAACAACCCGTCCCGATACCCTTTTTCGTACCGTTCCAGCCGGTCGACGGCAATCTGATAGTTTCGGCGGATAGCGACCAGATCGGCACTATCGATGCCTACCTGCAACTGATTTTGACGAACGCGGTTTCGGGCCGACGCCAGATCGACCGTTACGCCCGTACCCAGGGCTTTGATCTGCCCGTCAAGGGCCGTAATCTTGGCTTCCGTTGCCAGCCGGGTACCCTGTTTGGCGGCTAGCTGCTCGTTGAGTCGCTCCGGTAGGTTGGGATCAAAATATTCATCTTTGACCTCAGAAATGACCAGTAACGTATCGCCTTTTCGTACGTACTGCCCTTCACGAACTGCCCACCGCTCGATCCGTCCAGCAATGGCATTCTGAAGCGACTGCGGCCGATCTTCTGGCGTCAGCGACGTGACGGTGCCGCTCCCACTGATGTTCTGACGCCAGGGGAGCAGTAAAACGACAATCGTTAAGAAAAGAAAAAAGAGCATCCAGCGGCCCAGCCGTCGGCTACTTCGGGGGTGCGGGAGTTCGTGTAATGTTTTGAGCGGATAGTCGACGAACATCTGCTCATCAATCGACTGATTAGAGATATTAAGCATGTGTCGTTGTATCAGTTTCTATCGGTAAGTCAGTTACAGCGGCAATTTTTTCGACACCAGCCAGCATGTCGAAAATCGTATCGATGCTGGAGGTTAATTTATCAACGGCTCCCGTGACGAGTACAATCACCAGCTCCGACGCAACGAACTGGCCCAAAGACAGTTGGCGACTTACGACCAGCGATGTTCCCAGGATCAGCAGGCCACCCGTAACCAGCGCCCTGAACGCAACTGAACTGTAATAGAACCGCTTGAGAACGCGAAAGTGATCGTTTCGGTGGCTCACGTAGCTGGCCAGTCGGGAATCGATCTGAGCAATAGGATTGGCCGTATCTTCACCGTCTTTATGCTCCGCCAGGTGCAGCGAATAGCTTTCGAGCCAATCGACGACCTTGTACTTATCGCTTGATTCCTTGATGCTGGTCCGTGTTCCCTCCGGGCCAAACAACCGGACAACGACGTAAATGACCAGGAGTGTAACCAGACCGAACGCGATGAAAATTGGGTGGTAGAACGAGAGCAGAATGATACCGAACAGAATCTGAACCGCAGCCGATGGCAGATCGATCAGCACCTTCGACATGCCTTTTTGCAGGGTCACCACGTCAAAGAACCGGTTCATCAGTTCGGGGGGGTAATACCCTTCCATGGCCTCCGGTTTGATGCGGGGCAGGCGGTACGTGAATTCAAACGCGGCCTTGGCAAAGATGCGCTGCTGAATGATCTCAACCAGCGTAAACTGGACGATCGTCAGCAGGCCGCCAACCAGAACGCCGATAATGACCAGTCCGATCATGACATAGACCGAACTAAAAATCATACCACTTGAAACCAGATTGAAGACTGCCTGAATGCCTAGTGGCAGGGTAAGGCCGATCAAGCCCGTGATAATGGCGAACAGAAGAATGTAGACTATATCTTTTCGTTCAGTTCCTAGTAGCCGTAATAGTCGCTGAAGGGGCGATGGGGGTGGCTGCTGAAGCTTACTCACCGTCATTGTTGTTAAAAAAAAGCGTTAATATTAAAAAAGCATTAAAGACCAGTTAAGGAATAACGTCCGTAATCGGGTTTTGGTTTGTTATAAAAGAAATGTGGAATTGATACTACGGTACTCAGATTGAGCGCACACACCGGTTTCTTCCAGCAAGTTCTGAGAAATCATAACTAGCATACCAACCGCTCGTTTGCCCTATTGCACGCTATACTGACCTTCGCTACTGACAAAAGGAAAAACTATCTAAGAATAAACCAATTTTAGGCAAAATGGTTACGCGCGAACGTTACCCAATCTCGCCTAAACCGAATCAGGTAACGTTTCTGCCTTATCCACCGATAACGTACTTATTTAACTTCTTTTAATAAAATAATTTTGGCAATCGTATTTACAGAAGCCGTGGATCGTGTTGAACAGGTTGCCGGACAGACCGTCACGTCCTGTATTCAACAACCAATTGATACAAAATTCTGGGTATTTACCGACTTCGACCTGCTTAGGGTAGCGTTCGGATATACTCAGGCAATGCACCATGCTTTCAAATCGATTGTATCCTGCTACTTTCGTTCTACAATTGCTGAATCATGAAAAACCCACTCTTGTACACCATCAGCCTTCTCCTACTTGTCGGTTCGCTGGCTGCGTTTCGTCCGCAGACCTCGTTTACGGAGGGACCAGACCAAACAACGGGGAAACCGAACGCAACGAAACCCAAGAACATCATTTATATTCTGGCCGATGATCATCGCTACGATTTTATGGGCTTCACGGGTAAGGTCGCCGGTCTAAAGACACCCAATCTGGACAGGCTGGCGAAGGAAGGAGCCCATGTACGCAATGCCTTTGTCAGTACGGCTCTCTGTTCGCCCAGCCGCGCCAGTATCCTGACCGGACAGTACGCGCACACGCACAAGGTGGTCGACAATTTCGCGCCCCTGACACCGGGCCTGAAATTCTTTCCCCAGTACCTGCAAAAGGCGGGTTACAAGACTGCGTTCATGGGAAAATGGCATATGGGCAACACGGACGACGCCCCCCAGCCCGGCTTCGATTACTGGCTCAGTTTCAAAGGGCAGGGTATTTATTATAACCCGACGTTCAACATCAACGGCAAACAGGTCGCCCACCGCGATAGCAGCTACATCTCTGATCTGCTGACCGACTATGCGGTCAACTGGCTCAACTCGCTCGACAAAAACAAACCGTTTTGTCTGTACTTGTCACACAAGGCCGTCCACTCCGAATTTCAGCCCGCCAAACGACATCGGGGGATGTATAAAAACATGCCGATCAATTACCCGGAAACGATGTACCTGACGGCCAGCGACACCAGTAAAATCTGGGGGCCGAAACCCTCAGCAAGTCCTGAATCGAACGCGCTGAAAGTCAACATGGCTGATATGCCCAACTGGGTCAAACAACAGCGGTATAGCTGGCATGGCGTTGATTATCTGTATCATGGCGCGATCGACTTCAATGATTTTTACCGGCAGTACTGCGAAACGCTGATGGGCGTCGACGACAGCGTTGGGCGGGTGCTGAAATGGCTTGAAGAAAATGGTCAGCTGGAGAACACGATGGTCGTTTACATGGGTGACAACGGATTTAGCTTCGGCGAACGGGGGCTCATCGACAAACGGCACATGTACGAAGAGTCGATGCGGGTTCCGTTGCTGGTCCGTTGCCCGGCGGTGGTCAAGCCCGGCACGAAGCTGGATCAGGTCATTCAGAATATAGACCTTGCTCCCACCTTTCTGGCCTACGCGGGTCTTCCCAAACCAACTCAGATGCAGGGCAATTCGTTTTTGTCCCTGCTCAAAGGCGAATCGATCCCCTGGCGCGATCGGGCTTTTTACGAGTACTATTGGGAGGCTGATTTTCCGCAAACGCCTACCATGTTCGGCGTCAGGAACGACCGCTACAAATACATTTTCAACCACGGCGTCTGGGATGCCAACGAGTTGTATGATCTAAAAGCCGATCCGCAGGAAGTGAATAACCTGATTCGTAGCCCGGCGCATCAGGAAATTGCCAAGGACCTGAAAGGACAGGTATTCGACTGGCTCGAATCGACGGGGGGGTTACAGATTCCGCTTCACCCGATCAAACAAAAACGGTTCGATCATCGCTACAAGGATAACTATTAACGCGCTACGCATGGCCATTCGGAACAGGACCGGTTACGGTTTCAAGGCGTAAAATCGCCACTTGGTTGTAAAATCCTTTGGTAACTGCTGATTGGTAAGGATGGCCCGGACCATTTCAACGGGCATCGAGTTGAGTTGCAGGACGGCATCGTGAAACTGCTTGTGCGTCATTTTTCCGCTGTCGACCAGTTCTTTCTTGAGGGCCAGAAATTGAAAGCCACCCGTCATGTAGGCCAGTTGATACAGGGGCGGGTAACCACCGATGAACGACCGGCGGACTTCGCCTTCCGCATTGGCCCGCTCGTGACCGACTCGATCCACCAGAAAGTCGATGCACTGCTGCGGCCCCCAGTTGCCCAGGTGGTAATTGAGCGAAAAGATGATCCGGGCGCACCGGTGCATCCGCCAGAACAACATCCCGATCCGGTCTTCCGGCGACTGCGCAAAGCCCTGTTCCCAGAGCAGCATCTCCCAGTACAGGGCCCAGCCTTCTATCCAGAACGGGGTATCAAAATGACGATACGTTTTGTAACGGTTGTTCATGAACCCCTGCAAATGGTGACCCGCGATCAGCTCATGGTGCACCGTGGCGCGCGAAAAATGAGGATTGTTCCCCCGCATGCTCATCAGTTTGTCCGGGTGTTTCATGCCGTCCGTTGGGTACGAAATCATGATCTGTTCGCCCCCCAGAAAGAACGGATTGACCAGCTGCCGCTCGGGCGACATCATGGTCATTCGCCAGGTTTCTTCGGCCAGTGGTGGGATCGTTATCAAGTCCTTCGCTTTCAGAAATGCCACCGATTCGGTCATCAAGCGCAGAATCATCTCGGGCTGTCTGCCAATGGGCACGTAGCTGTTTTTCACTTTTTCCTGAGCGGCCTTCCAGTTATCGCCAAACCCCATCTCGCGCGCGGCTTTCAACAGTTCGCGGTCGCACCAGGCAAATTCCTGATTGGCCATCTCGATCAACTCCTCCGGCGAATAGGGAATCAGTTCGACCTTTAGTTGACGCAGCAATTCGGTCCGGCCAACGGCAATGCCCCGAATGCCGCTGCCATCCTCTTTGAGGGGTGTCGCTTCGTAACCTTTCCGACGAAAGAAGGCCGTATAAGCCGTTAGCAGGCTATCCGTTTTTTTGTAAGGCTCCGGCACCCACCAGGTGAAATCGGCGTCGTAGTGATTGTAAAAGGAATAAATACTGGTCAACGCTTTTTGTAACCCTTCGGCCGTTGATTCGGCCCGGCGCAGCAATGCGACATCCAGCGTTTTACTTTTGTCGAGTTGCTGCTGACTCTGTCTGATCTGCGTACCGATAGTCGTCAGACTCTGAGCCAGTTGCTTCGCGTTGAGCACATGACCCCGGCGACGTAATTTCTCGACGGCATAGAGGGTATCCGCAAAGGGGAACCAGGCGTTGATCTGCTCCCGTTCCGTAGCTTCGACCGCGAGCTTATCGAGTTGCTGCTGTAAGTCCCGCCGAAACAGCAGGTAATCGACCCGGCTGTCGGTGTTCATCCGGTCGAAATTCAGTTGTTCGACCTGCTTCAGATAGTCAGTATGGAATTTTTGCAACCGCACTCGTCGTTCGGGCGATCCGGTTACGGTATAAAAACGGCTCAGACTCCCTAAATCGGCGTAATATTGGGTCAGGAGATGATGGACATCGCTACTCTGGGGGTTTATGCCGTTACGTAGATTCGGCTGAGCGTCAACGCACAGACTGCCAGCCAGCAACATATATATAAACGATAACGAACTGATCACAATCCGGCGAAGGACCGTATTCTTTGAATTTTTCGTGTGTACGCTCATACAAATTAAATACAGAACAAATAGGCACATTTCTGGCGAATACAGATTGATTCTATGGCAAGTAAAGCATAATGTTACGGATTAATTTGCAACCCTGCTTATGTAAACACCACAACGATTACAATTTGTATTCCTCAGCAACTAAAACTGACCAATGGACAACAGTATGCGTCTGGGCGTTAAACGGGGAACCGTTACGCTGGTGCCTTATCAGTCTGCCTAGAAACTGGCTTATGAAACGGAGCGTGATTTATTGCTAACCGTGTTCGAGGGTGTTGCGCTGGCTATTCAACATATTGGTAGTACGGCGGTGGAGGGCTTGTCGGCTAAGCCAATTATCGACATTGCCATCAACATACAAACGTTACCCATTGACGACGATATTCTTAATCAACTGGCGCGATGCGGCTACAAAGAGCGTGTTAACCGACTCGGCCCCGAACAGGCGGTCTACGTAAAAGGTACAGAGGAAATGGAAACTCATATTTTACATATCATTCCCGTTGGCAACCCGGATTGGCATAACAAAATACGGTTTAGGGACCATTTAAGAAATCATCCAGCCAGTCGGACACTATATGAACAGATAAAACAGGAACTTAGCCGCCAATACATAACTGATCGTGGAAGCTATACGAAAGGCAAAGAGCCATTCATTCGCCAGGTCCTGTCTATTAATCCGGGTTAATTATATCACAGGTCATTTATGCAGTGGAAACCAACGCTCAACTATGCTTCATCTTTTCCCGTATTATTTAGCCCTTATCATTATCATCGTGCTCTTGATCATGCTGGCCAACAGGATCAAAGTGGCGTACCCTATCTTGCTGGTACTGGCCGGTTTAGGGATTAGTTTCGTGCCGGGCGTACCGCTAATTCAAATCGACCCCGAACTTATTTTCGTTATTTTTCTGCCACCCCTTTTGTACGAAGCCGCCTGGGCCATCTCCTGGAAAGAACTCTGGAAGTGGCGACGGATTATTGGCAGCTTCGCGTTTATCGTCGTGTTTTTGACGTCGTTTGCCGTGGCCTGGGCGTCCAGTATGTTTGTTCCGGGCTTTACGCTGGCGCTGGGGTTTCTGCTGGGAGGCATCGTGTCACCACCCGACGCGGTGAGTGCCGGGGCTATTCTGAAATTTGTCAACATACCCAAACGACTGGAATCCATGCTTCAGGGCGAAAGTCTGCTCAATGACGCATCGAGCTTAATTATCTTCCGATTTGCCCTCATTGCCGTGAGTACCGGGCATTTTATCGTGCAGGATGCAGCCCTTAGTTTCGGCTGGATGGTGTTCGGCGGTGTAGCGATCGGGTTAGCCATTGCCTACCTCTTTTTCAAGCTGCACACCCTACTCCCAACCGACGCCAACACCGATCTTGTGCTTACACTGGTCGCGCCCTATGTGATGTACATTGCAGCCGAATCGGTCCATAGTTCGGGCGTGCTGAGCGTGGTTAGCGGGGGTTTGCTCCTATCCCAGCGACGGCATCTTTTCCTGAGCAGTACCAGTCGGTTGCGGGCCGTCAATGTGTGGGAATCGCTGAGTTTTATTCTGAATGGACTGGTGTTCATGCTCATTGGGCTGGACCTCCCCGAAATCACCGCCGGCCTGGATGGGGTCAGTACGATCACCGCCGTTGGCTACGGTTTGCTGATCACGGCGGTACTGATCATTAGCAGATTACTGTCGGCTTTCGGGGCTATTGTCGTCACCATGATTGCCCGAAATTTCATAACCGTCGCTGATTCAACGTATCCGGGTATCAAAGGCCCTTTTGTATTGGGCTGGGCTGGTATGCGCGGGGTCGTGTCGCTGGCAGCCGCCTTGTCTATTCCGGTTCACCTGAGCGATGGTGTCGCGTTTCCGCAACGAAACCTTATCCTTTTCATTACGTTCATCGTCATTTTGTCGACGCTGCTGCTACAGGGTCTGACCCTGCCCTACCTGATCCGGGTCTTCCGGTTGCCAGACTCCGATCACCACTTACCCGAAGAGGAAGACTACCATCTGATGTATAAAAAGCTGGTTGCCGAAAGTCTGACTCATCTCAAAACCGAGTATGCCGCGCAGGTGAACGAGCATCCCGCCCTACAGCAACTGGTCAGAAAATGGGAAGACAGCAATCAGTTGCTCGACGATGAATTGCAAACGTCCGATCACAAGGCCATTTACCTGCAACTGCTTGATCAGCAGCGCCAGTGGTTACGCCAGTGGAACAAAGACCCCGTAACCAACGAAGAAGTCGTCCGCAAGCATTTACTGCGATTGGACTTAGAAGAAGAACGGGTTCATTATCTGTAAGTCTGTTGCCGGCGTGTGGCTTCATACGCCGTATCTCCAAGATACGGCGTATGAAGCCACACGCCGTGATTCTGATCGATACGGGTTTTACTGGTTTGTCAAGGAGCGGCCAAAAACCCTGACTCCGTAAATCGAGTTACTATAGCTCATACGATGTCAACCAAAAAATAAGTACGGTTATGAGCGAGAAAGACCTGAAAAAGATAGCCAGAATTGCGTTGGGTGCCAATTTGATTTTTGCCGGAATAAGCCATCTGACCTTCGCCCGCAAGGCGTTCAGAGCTCAGGTTCCCGACTGGATTCCGTTGAAGGTTGATGATACGGTGGTGTATTCGGGCATCGCCGAAATTGCACTGGGCAGTAGCCTCGTGCTGACCAATGAAAAACACCAGGAGACGGTTGGAAAGGTAGCCGCTTCGTTTTTCACGGCGGTTTTCCCCGGCAACATATCACAGTATGTCAATGACCGCAGCGCATTTGGTCTGGATACGGACACGAAGCGGTTGGTACGCCTGCTCTTTCAACCCGCGCTTGTCTACTGGGCTCTGAAAAGCACCAATAACCTCAAATAAAATAGTCCGACCTTGACCGGTTAGCTGCCCATGCTGTAGGGGCAAGCGTCAGTTTTACCGGATACCCCTCACGTTCGACTACAACGACCGTAGATTCGGCTACGTCTGTCCGTTTGTGGCTGCTGAACTTTGCAACAACAAAACACAGCAACATGAACATTGTCATAACGGGTTCATTAGGTCATATCGGTCAACCGCTGACGGCGGAGCTGGTACAGAAAGGGCATACGGTTACGGTCATCAGCAGTAATCCGGAACGACAAGGGGCCATTGAAGCCTTGGGGGCCACTGCGGCCATCGGTTCCGTAGAGGACGTTGATTTTTTAGTGGCTACGTTTACCGGTGCCGATGTGGTGCATGCCATGGTTCCACCCAAAAATTCCGTTCCCGACCCAATAGCGCGGACGGCGAAATTAGGCGAGTGCCTTGTACAGGCACTTGCGCTGTCGGGCATAAAGCGTGTGGTCTATGTCAGCAGTTACGGGTCGGATCTGGACAAAGGGACCGGATTAATCGTTGGTCATCATCACGTCGAAAATGCGTTGAATGCCTTGCCCGGCCTGGAAGCACTCACGCACCTTCGTGCTACCTACATTTACTACAATTTGTATGCGTACGTGGGCATGATCAAAGCGACGGGATTCATTGCGGCAAATTATGGCGACGATGACCGGGTCGTTCTGGTATCCCCAAAAGACATTGCGGCTGCGGCTGCCGATGAGCTGGTGAACCAAAGTAACGGCAGGCACATTCGCTATGTGGCCAGTGACGAACGGACCTGCAAGGAGATCGCTCAGCTGCTGGGCGCGGCCATTGGCAAACCTGATCTGACCTGGGTAACGACCACCGATGAGCAAATGCAGAACGGCATGGAAGCAAACGGCGTACCGCCGAACGTGGCAGCCCAGCTGGTGGAAATGTACGGTGCCTGTCATACGGGTTCGCTGCATCACGATTATGACCTGCATAAGCCAGCAGTTATGGGCAAGGTGAAACTGGAAGATTTCGCGCAGGAATTCGCTGCGGTGTTTAATCAAAACGAACAACGATGATTTATGGCGAACACGCAACCTCGTCGGATCAAGACCATTAGCGAGTATCACCAGGCGATGGGGCTGCCCAAACCGGCGCACCCACTGGTTAGTGTAATTAACATGGACGCTGTTACCCACTGGCTTGGTGATGAGTCCATCAGCCTGGTGTTCGATTTTTATTCAATTTCGTTAAAGCGGAATTTCAATGCTAAAATCAAATACGGGCAACAGTCGTATGATTTTGATGAGGGGATCATGTTTTTCATGTCGCCAGGTCAGGTGTTTGGCATCGAGCTTAAGAAAGGGGCCACGATAAAACGGTCGGGATGGATGCTGCTCATTCATCCCGATTTCCTCTGGAACACGTCGCTGGCGAAAATGCTGAAGCAGTATGATTTTTTCGATTACTCCGTCAACGAGGCTTTGT of Spirosoma agri contains these proteins:
- a CDS encoding sulfatase family protein, with product MKNPLLYTISLLLLVGSLAAFRPQTSFTEGPDQTTGKPNATKPKNIIYILADDHRYDFMGFTGKVAGLKTPNLDRLAKEGAHVRNAFVSTALCSPSRASILTGQYAHTHKVVDNFAPLTPGLKFFPQYLQKAGYKTAFMGKWHMGNTDDAPQPGFDYWLSFKGQGIYYNPTFNINGKQVAHRDSSYISDLLTDYAVNWLNSLDKNKPFCLYLSHKAVHSEFQPAKRHRGMYKNMPINYPETMYLTASDTSKIWGPKPSASPESNALKVNMADMPNWVKQQRYSWHGVDYLYHGAIDFNDFYRQYCETLMGVDDSVGRVLKWLEENGQLENTMVVYMGDNGFSFGERGLIDKRHMYEESMRVPLLVRCPAVVKPGTKLDQVIQNIDLAPTFLAYAGLPKPTQMQGNSFLSLLKGESIPWRDRAFYEYYWEADFPQTPTMFGVRNDRYKYIFNHGVWDANELYDLKADPQEVNNLIRSPAHQEIAKDLKGQVFDWLESTGGLQIPLHPIKQKRFDHRYKDNY
- a CDS encoding DUF885 family protein, producing MLLAGSLCVDAQPNLRNGINPQSSDVHHLLTQYYADLGSLSRFYTVTGSPERRVRLQKFHTDYLKQVEQLNFDRMNTDSRVDYLLFRRDLQQQLDKLAVEATEREQINAWFPFADTLYAVEKLRRRGHVLNAKQLAQSLTTIGTQIRQSQQQLDKSKTLDVALLRRAESTAEGLQKALTSIYSFYNHYDADFTWWVPEPYKKTDSLLTAYTAFFRRKGYEATPLKEDGSGIRGIAVGRTELLRQLKVELIPYSPEELIEMANQEFAWCDRELLKAAREMGFGDNWKAAQEKVKNSYVPIGRQPEMILRLMTESVAFLKAKDLITIPPLAEETWRMTMMSPERQLVNPFFLGGEQIMISYPTDGMKHPDKLMSMRGNNPHFSRATVHHELIAGHHLQGFMNNRYKTYRHFDTPFWIEGWALYWEMLLWEQGFAQSPEDRIGMLFWRMHRCARIIFSLNYHLGNWGPQQCIDFLVDRVGHERANAEGEVRRSFIGGYPPLYQLAYMTGGFQFLALKKELVDSGKMTHKQFHDAVLQLNSMPVEMVRAILTNQQLPKDFTTKWRFYALKP
- a CDS encoding GrpB family protein encodes the protein MAYETERDLLLTVFEGVALAIQHIGSTAVEGLSAKPIIDIAINIQTLPIDDDILNQLARCGYKERVNRLGPEQAVYVKGTEEMETHILHIIPVGNPDWHNKIRFRDHLRNHPASRTLYEQIKQELSRQYITDRGSYTKGKEPFIRQVLSINPG
- a CDS encoding Na+/H+ antiporter encodes the protein MLHLFPYYLALIIIIVLLIMLANRIKVAYPILLVLAGLGISFVPGVPLIQIDPELIFVIFLPPLLYEAAWAISWKELWKWRRIIGSFAFIVVFLTSFAVAWASSMFVPGFTLALGFLLGGIVSPPDAVSAGAILKFVNIPKRLESMLQGESLLNDASSLIIFRFALIAVSTGHFIVQDAALSFGWMVFGGVAIGLAIAYLFFKLHTLLPTDANTDLVLTLVAPYVMYIAAESVHSSGVLSVVSGGLLLSQRRHLFLSSTSRLRAVNVWESLSFILNGLVFMLIGLDLPEITAGLDGVSTITAVGYGLLITAVLIISRLLSAFGAIVVTMIARNFITVADSTYPGIKGPFVLGWAGMRGVVSLAAALSIPVHLSDGVAFPQRNLILFITFIVILSTLLLQGLTLPYLIRVFRLPDSDHHLPEEEDYHLMYKKLVAESLTHLKTEYAAQVNEHPALQQLVRKWEDSNQLLDDELQTSDHKAIYLQLLDQQRQWLRQWNKDPVTNEEVVRKHLLRLDLEEERVHYL
- a CDS encoding DoxX family protein encodes the protein MSEKDLKKIARIALGANLIFAGISHLTFARKAFRAQVPDWIPLKVDDTVVYSGIAEIALGSSLVLTNEKHQETVGKVAASFFTAVFPGNISQYVNDRSAFGLDTDTKRLVRLLFQPALVYWALKSTNNLK